Genomic segment of Primulina tabacum isolate GXHZ01 chromosome 11, ASM2559414v2, whole genome shotgun sequence:
AAATCAAAACCTAATTATCACATTTTCTTTACCGCAATCAAAATCGacaattaaaaaagaaaaataaaactcgTTGATGTCGTATATCATGATTTTGGCGTTCTGAATTGAGCTGTATAGATCATCATCTTGATCGAAGGCGAAGAGACTTGGACCCAAGCTCTGCGATCGGATTCTGGAGACTCTTTTGTCGTAATTTTCGCTTGGCAATTCAACATTTCGTtgtaaataaatcaaataaaggATTTACAGGTTAGAATTGAAGTTTTGATTTTTATGCCATCCTTTTTTGTGTTAAGTCCATATAGTTGCGTTTTCTGTGTTGTTGATTTGTTAGGTTATGCTGTGTTCGTCAATTTGTTGCTTTTCAGTACCTAGGGTTCCATTAGTGAGTGCAGAGTACTCCTTTGCATTTTTCCCTTGGTCTCTCTTCCATTTTGCTAACTTCCGAgtctttaaatttttatttggttACAAAGATCTTTACTTTTCATACCGAACATAAATTTccttttgtgattatttttatagtTTTGTTTTGTGGTTTGTGGTTTTCTTGGGATTCTCTTGTTTAGATTATGAATTGTTAATGTCGCAAAACAGCAGGATTAATCATAGAATTTCTTATCTGTATAGCTTCTTTTCTTTCAACAATCCTTTAGTGGCTTGTGTGTTGTTGGGCAGGTCGTCCTTCGTAGTTCAAAAATTTATCCTCTCCATTTATGAGAAAGTCTTAGTTTTCTTTTAAATCTGAGGGTTTCCTTCCACATTTGAGTAATTGTATCCATTGTAAAATGTTATGATGGCATGATTTGAAGTTAATTAGCTATCAAAGTTGCATACTCAGAGATGTCCTTTCAAGAGGAAGAGATAGATTACGCAGCTGGTGACGACGAAATGGGTGAAGTAGAAGAAGATATGTATTTTGCTGGTCGATTAATTGGAGATTCGGAATCAGAGGAGGAAGAGGAGGATGAATATGACAATTTGGTCAGTTCAATCTGCCTACAAATCTTTCATGCACACTAATATGTTGTTGATTTAAAAGTTCTCCTTTTATCATTTGCCATGGAATATGGATGATACAAACTAACTGAGATGTGGAATCAGGACAACAAGATTACAGATACTTCTGCTGCTGAGGCACGGAAGGGAAAGGACATCCAAGGCATTCCATGGGAGAGGCTAAGCATATCCCGGGAGAAGTATAGGCAGACTAGACTAGAACAGTATAAGAATTACGAAAATATACCCCAATCTGGAGAGGGATCAGAAAAGGTAAGTGTCAGTTTTAAATGGTCGCAGTGATGTGGTGACCAGTTCTGTAACTCTTATTGGTGCATAAAGTGTGTGCATCTTGCTTTTGATTTAACAGGAATGCAAATTAACAAGAAAAGGTGGAGTATATTATGAGTTCTGGCAGAACACAAGATCTGTCAAATCGACTATTCTTCATTTTCAGGTTAGATGATATTTTCTGCTCTGGGCTTTTCTCCTGTTTCCTGCTGATGACTACGGATTGAAGCTTTTGATCTGTGAATAGAATCTCCTACATTGTCTTTCACTTTGCATTAATGCACCGAAATAGATCATCTGAACGCCTAAAGcaagatgaaaataaaaatgctTCTTTTATCGATCTAGATGGGCACTAATGGATTTCTTGTTGGAGCTAGGTGAGTTGAAGTCATAAATTGATTATGCTGCTAATTTTTGGGTGATGTGATTAATGATGAATTTGTTTTATATGGTATGATATTGGAAGTgtttgagaaaaaaatatgaTCTAATCAAGTTAGAATTACCCTCTAAGATTAATGTTAGTATGTTACTGAAAACCATGGTCCATAACCACCGCCAATTATCCTTGGAGTTTTGCGTCTTCTGGTTGCTTGTTGACTGCTTCATAGTCGATGTGGATTAAACTTGTAAAATTTCATGAGTCTTGTCTGCCTTTGCAGTTGAGGAACCTGGTTTGGTCAACCTCGAAGCATGATGTTTACCTCATGTCGCATTACTCAATCATTCATTGGTCGTCATTGAGTTCCAAAAAGACTGAAGTTCTTAATGTTTCTGGTCATGTGGCTCCTTGTGAGGTGTGTATATCTGATTGGGTTAATTTGTTTTcacttatattttatttttcttttcatggGTTTTATGACAGATAAACCAATTATCTCTCTTTTAGAAACATCCTGGAAGTTTGCTGGAAGGATTTACTCATACACAAGTAAGCACCCTTGCAGTCCGTGACAATTTGTTGATTGCTGGGGGATTCCAAGGGGAGCTTATTTGCAAGGTAATATTCTCCTTATTCATCGATGTAACGTTTGACTTAGTATGTGTTTTTTCTGATGATATATGGTGTATCACTGCAAATAGCGTTGCCGTAGATCAATTTTATCATGCGCCTATCGgtgtaatataattaaaataaacaagaaactATGTTTGGAATGCCAATTGTTGCTTCTTGATAGCCGGATATTATATTGAAACTGTGACTAACTATTTCGTGATTGATGTAGTATCTTGATCGGCCTGGGGTTAGCTTTTGCATGAGGACAACTTACGACGATAATGCTATCACAAATGCAATTGATATCTATGGCAGTCCAAGGtgacatttttcattttttaatatcaaaCAAATTCTCTTGGGTAATGTACTGCAGCACTGGCAGTTCTTACTATCTCTATGTCATACTGATGGGTTTAAATCATTATCAGTGGCTCTATTCATTTCACTGCTTCCAATAACGACTGTGGTGTGCGAGATTTCGATATGGAGAGATTTCAGCTTGTTAAGCATTTCTCTTATCCGTGGCCTGTAAATGTAAGTTCTGATCGTGTGCAAATGCGTATAGAGTCGAAAAAATTCCCCCTTTTTTAATTCCGATGTGACCACGAGAGTTTACTTTTGTTGCTTAAGCTGTTCTGCTTCTGCAATGTGAGCTGGCATAATAGTCACCTTTGTGAGTGTACAATTCATGTCATCTTGCATAGCCTAGGGCTCCTAGCCATGTGGTTACTCCTGCATCCTTGCTAGAGGAAGCTAGATATGAGAGGGGTATGACCTGGTGCGAGATTATTGAAATCATCCATTCTTTACATTTGTTGTGACAACTTATCTTGAACTGTGTGTATTTGTGATCGTggagttaaaattatttattatatttgtgaGTTTTGGATGTTCAGTTGACTTGTTTTGCTGAGCTTGAATAATATATTTCTGCTTGAAGTTCAGTTTGCTCTGCCATGGTAGCCTAGGCAACAATTAATTATTAATGATAAAGTTGCAAGTTGCTCACTCGAAGATACGAGTGAAGCATTGAGTTTTCTCTATCTTCAGTAGTCTAGATGGCTGTGCATTAACTGTGCAGACCTTGCCTAATTTTTTGATGGTAATAAATGGTAAATTGATGAGTTTTTTTGTCGGATATAGTTGACTGGCTAGTTTTTACTTATTTTTTCTTTCTTGATGTGTGGGTTGATTCCTCTCTCTACAAGATATGTGAAATGGTAGTTCTTTGTTGGTTTATTTGCAGCATACTTCTCTAAGTCCAGATGGAAAAATAATTGCTATTGTTGGGGACAATCCTGATGGCATGCTGGTGGATTCACAAACTGGAAAGGTTAGTATTTTCCTTCTGAAAGTTGCATCGGTCGGGTAAAACAAATATTGAGAAGGTCCTGCGTGGAATTTCTGGTCTAAGTTGCTGTTGACTTAGAAAGTATTGTTGGTAAATTATTATCATTTTTGCTTTTTTGGGGGGCTATATTGACTCCTCTTGTTTGTAGGCTATTGCGCACATGCGAGGGCACTTGGATTTCTCTTTTGCATCTGCGTGGCATCCGAATGGGTACACCTTTGCCACTGGGAACCAGGACAAGACTTGTCGTGTATGGGATGCGCGGATGCTGTCTAAATCTATTGCTGTACTCAAGGGAAATCTTGGTGCTATTCGTTCCATCCGTTTCACATCTGACGGGCAGTTTATGGTGATGGCTGAACCAGCTGATTTTGTTCATGTGTATGACGTGAAGAATGGATATGATAAAGAGCAGGAGATTGATTTTTTTGGTGAGATCTCTGGAGTCTCATTTAGTCCTGATACAGATTGCCTATTCATTGGGGTGTGGGATCGTACCTATGGTAGCCTCCTTCAGTACAACCGTTGCAGAAACTATTCATATCTCGATGCGTTAATATGAATAAATTGGTTTTCTTTTGTGAGTTGGTGCATGCCGTGTTGGTGAAAAGGCAGGCGGcataccttgttcaattctgcAAGACAAGGGTTAGAAGCCCTCTTTCTTAGTCCGCTCCTCTGTCCGTCCAACAGGAGATGCTCTCAAATAATGCCTCTACTTGTGCTAGAGAAGTGAGTGTAACAGGGCCATGAAGCAATTTGATTCGGCATTACATGAAATCCTTATCTCAGTTCCTCTGGAAAACGGTACAATATGTTGTGTATATGGCAAATTCAAATGTACTTTTCCAACCAGAATCGCGTGTATTTTCTCCCTTCACTGGGTAGAAACTTCTTTTATTTGTGAATTCTTCCTTTCAAGCGTTAGTCTTCAGAAATTCTTCAGCTATAACGTGATTGACATTTTGATCTTCGTCTAATGATTTAAACTGAGTGGGATGAATTAATATCTTCAAAAGAGACTGTATTTCCTGTACTGGAATTATGAAATATTTCTAGTAAAGCATCATATTGCTCCACAGCGTGAAAGCTTCTGACCCTCTCAGGTTCTTATCTCTCCAATCTAATTTATTTTCGTTGAGCCCTTTCGACAGTTTCAAAACTCAGGTCATATATCggtaaaaaaaagtaaaaaacaaaaaaaaagaagaaaaaaaaggagAGAAGATAATATTGGATAagttaaacaatttaataaatataaaaatcctAAAGAATTGaatcatataattaaaataatgttgGATTGCGGATTTCGGCTTAATTTTTAACTATTTTTGGCTAATCAACTATACGAACACATAAGGATTGGTCGCTACATATGATGATTGTTCAtactttaaaaaattttatttccaAGTCCATGtgcaaatatttttagaaattatacACGATGTGAGATTTTTATACAAATGAATAGATTTAAGAAAtctgtaatatttttttttgaaaaaaaaaaaaacaaattatatgACATTATTTTGTAATAactttttgttaaaaataaagCTCTATTTAAAAAATCACTACCAGACTTCAGTCAATGTAAAATatagataaattattatttttattattttgacgtgaaattaaaatatataatttgataaTGCTAAAATTGGTGATGCTAACTGGCAGGTCAGATCCTCGCTTGGAGAGCTCGGATCAGGCCTTGGAACGCTGGCTGGGAGGTCGGCACGTCACTCGGGGAGCTCGGATTGGACTCTCGAAATCTGGCAACACGAGCAAGaacgttagaagggggccgaaAGGTTGTTCCGGCGTAGCCCCtctgacgctcaagtcagagaataGAAAATTTGAGAGAGTAATGTGTGTGCTGAGAGAGTGTGAATATATGAATGAATAAACAGTGAAcgaaacctgatatttataggggAACGATAGAGTCCTGATTTGGTAAGTTTAGATCCTCTGAATCTTGAAAAATTTAAGTATATCTTGTGCCAGATTTGGTTAGATCTTTAATGGGATTTGATTTCTGTGGGCTACGCGTTAATGATCGAGTAAGAGTTCTCGTAGGTACGAGCCTACCTGAAGTCTGGACCTCACGGAAGCTCGGCGTGGGAGCTCGGCCGAGATGTTTCCAATCacaccaatatcataatttgggAGGTCGGCTCGGCATCATCTTGGGAGGTCGGCATGGGAGCTCGGCGTGGGAGGTCGGCTGACCTCCCCGATCGACGGAACTGCTGTTATGAGAGGTCGGCTGCGATGACCTCCCAGATGACCTCCCGCGCTTCCCTGAATGCCGAGTTCTCAACTAGATGGGCTACTGAGAGCGGGCCGAGCCCATCCTCAATCCGAGGGTATCACGAGTCCCCCCTCATGTCGAGCTGACGTTGTAGACCAAAAGCTCGTTGTGGTTTGAGCTCTCAGTGGCCCATGGGTTGTCCTGAGATAGGTCGGCCAGGCACTTGGAGCTCGGCAAACACTAAATAATAACATGAGGTCATACTGAGAGAGGTCGACCGGGCTCTTGGAGCTCGGCcaaacataataaaatatacCGGGTAAAGCCGCGCCGAGTGAGGTCAGCCAGGCCATGGGAGCTCGGCCCaacaattaataaaatattgacCAGATAAGGCCGCGCTGAGTGAGGTCAGCTTGGCCATGGGAGCTCGGTCAGCCCTTAATAGATAATAAACCGAGGAGATCATTCTGAGAGAGGTCGGCCGGGCTATGGAAGCTCAGCCCAACACTTGATAGATAATAACCCGAGGAGGTCATCCTGAGAGAGATCGGCCGGGCTATGGGAGCTCCGCCCAACACTTGATAGATAATAACCCGATGACGTCCTCCTCAGGGAGGTCGGCTGGGCTATGGGTGCTCGGCCCAACACTTCATAAAATAATAACCCAAGGAGGTCATCCCGAGGGAGATCGGCTGGGAGCTCGGCCCAACACTTCATGAAATAATAACCCGAAGAGGTCATCCTGAGGGAGGTCGACCGGGAGCTCCATGGAAGCTCGGCATAACATTAACAAAATAACCCGGTGAGATCACGGCGCGGGAGATAGGCTCGGCCATTGTAGGTCGGCACAACccttgaaaaaataataactcGGTAAGATCATTCCGTGGGAGGTAAGCTCGGCCATGGGAGGTCGGCAAAAcctttgaaaaaataataactcGGTAAGATCATGCCGTGGGAGGTAAGCTCGGCCATGGGAAGTCGGCACAACCCTTGACAAAATAATAACTCGGTAAGATCATGCTATGGGAGGTAAGCTCGGCCATGGGAGGTCGGCTGAACCCTTGACAAAATAATGACTCGGTAAGATCATGCCGTGGGAGGTAAGCTCGGCTGaactttttaataaaataataactcgGTAAGATCATGTCGTGGGAGGTAATCTCGGCCATGGGAGGTCGGCAGaactttttaataaaataataactccGTAAGATCATGCCATGGGAGGTAAGCTGGGCCATCGGAGGTCGGCACAACCTTTAATAAAATAATGGCGAACCGTAAATTTCTACCGAGCTGAGGTGAGCTCTGAGGCTCCTGAACTAACTTAGGGTGCAAACCCTTgtaaacttggcgtaaccaaaTTGAGGTGAGCTCTAGGCTCCTGAACTGACTGGGGTGAAAACCCTCAcaaacttggcgtaaccaagaggAGGTAaactctgggctcctgaactgtctgagggtgaaaacccttttaaacttggcgtaaccaagatgagatgagctctgggctcctgaactgtctgagggtgaaaacccttttaaacttggcgtaaccaagatgaggtgagctctgtgCTCCTGAACTGTCTGAAGGTGAAAACCCTTttaaacttggcgtaaccaagatgagatGAGCTTTGGGCTCCTGAACTGTCTGAAGGTGAAAACTTTTttaaacttggcgtaaccaagatgaggtgagctctggggTCCTAATGTGACTGAGGGTAAAAACCCTTttaaacttggcgtaaccaagatgaggtgagctctgggctcctgaactgtctgagggtgaaaacccttttaaacttggcgtaaccaagatgaggtgagctctggactcctgaactgactgagggtgaaaacccttttaaacttggcgtaaccaagatgaggtgagctttGGGTTCCTGaactgtctgagggtgaaaacccttttaaacttggcgtaaccaagatgagatGAGCTCTGGTTTCCTGAACtgactgagggtgaaaacccttttaAACTTGGCGTAttcaagatgaggtgagctctgggctcctgaactgtctgagggtgaaaacccttttaaaattggcgtaaccaagatgagatGAGCTTTGGGCTCCTGaactgtctgagggtgaaaatccttttaaacttggcgtaaccaagatgtgATGAGCTTTGGTTTCCTGAACTGTCTGAAGGTGAAAACCCTTTTAAACTTGGCGTGACCaggatgaggtgagctctgggctcctgaactgactgagggtgaaaaccctcacaaacttggcgtaaccaagagaaggtgagctctgggctctgaactgtctgagggtgaaaacccttttaaacttggcgtaaccaagatgagttgagctctgggctcctgaattGACTGAGGGTGAAAACTATTATAaccttggcgtaaccaagatgaggtgagctatGAGCTCCTGAACTGAGATCGGGTGAAAACCCTTAtccttggcgtaaccaagatgaggtgagccatgggctcctgaactgatatcgggtgaaaacccttagaaacttggcgtaaccaagatgaggtgagctctgggctcctaaACGGACTTCGGTTGAAAACCCTTATAatcttggcgtaaccaagatgaggtgagctctgggctcctgaactgagaTCGGTTGAAAACCCTTgtaaacttggcgtaaccaagatgaggtgagctctgggctcctgaactgagaTCGGGTGAAAACCCTTGTAAACTTGGCgcaaccaagatgaggtgagctctgggctcctgaactgagatcgggtgaaaacccttgtaaacttggcgtaaccaagatgaggtaaGCTCTGGACTCTTGAACTGACTGAGTGTAAAAACCCTTgtaaacttggcgtaaccaagatgaggtgagctctgggctcctgaactgagatcgggtgaaaacccttgtaaacttggcgtaaccaagatgatgtgagctctgggctcctgaactaTGATCGGGTGAAAACCCTTGTAAACTTGGCgcaaccaagatgaggtgagctctgggctcctgaactgagatcgggtgaaaacccttgtaaacttggcgtaaccaagatgaggtgagctctaggctcctgaactgactgagggtgaaaacccttataaCCTcagcgtaaccaagatgaggtgagctatgggctcctgaactgagatctggtgaaaacccttataaacttggcgtaaccaagatggggtgagctctgggctcctgaactgactgATGGTGAAAGCCCTTATAaccttggcgtaaccaagataaggtgagctctgggctcctgattTGACTTAGGGTGAAAATCCTTATAAACTttgcgtaaccaagatgagagCTCCGGGGCTCCTTCATTAAGACATGGTGAAAACCCTTATAGGCTTCAATAATTTTGAATGAAAATGtgtaattttaataatataactGAATATAGCATCGAATACTTAGGTCCTTGCTAGAAAAATAACTGACAGAATAAAAGAAATTAAAGGTATAATATCTAAGCACAATATTTGTGGAGGTGGTAAGCATTTCATGGCCTCTTCAATTTCTTCCCTGCCAGATCTTCCAAGTAGTAGGCACCCGAGCTAAGCTTCTCCACCACCTTGAATGGTCCTTCCCATCTTGGATCTAACTTTCCCACGTCCACATCTTGAACCTTGTTCCAAACTAAGTCTCCCACTTGAAAGCTCCTCTGAATAACCTTCTTATTGTACGATTGGGCTGTGCGTCTCTTGTAAGCTTCCATCCTTATGGTCGCGGCTTCCATCTTTTCTTCCAAGAAATCTAAGTCCGCTGCTCGCATCTCACTGTTTCGCTCATCATAGAATATTACTCGGGAGGTCTCTTCGTCGATCTCTGCCGGGAGCACTGCCTCATTTCCATAAACTAAGCTGAAAGGCGTCTCCCCGATGCCAATCTTCGGAGTGGTCATGTACGACCATAGCACGCTTGGGAGCTCTTCCACCCAATTTCCTTTTGCATTCTCACGTCTACGTCTTTGCTCagtgttcccacagacggcgccaattgATAATGATAAAATCGGTGATGCTAACTGGCAGGTCAGATCCTCGCTTGGAGAGCTCGGATCAGGCCTTGGAACGCTGGCTGGGAGGTCGGCACGTCACTCGAGGAGCTCGGATTGGACTCTCGAAATCTGGCAACACAAGCAAGAATGTTAGAAGGGGGCTGGAAGGTTGTTCCGGCGTAgctcctccgacgctcaagtcagagaataGAAAATTTGAGAGAGTAATGTGTGTGCTGAGAAAGTGTGAATATATGAATGAATAAACAGTGAACGAAACCTGGTACTTATAGGGGAACAATAGAGTCCTGATTTGGTAAGTTTAGATCCTCTGAATCTTGAAAGATTTGAGTATATCTTGTGCCAGATTTGGTTAGATTTTTAATGGGCTTTGATTTCTGTGGGCTACGCGTTAATGATTGAGTAAGAGCTCTCGTAGGTACGAGCCTACCTGAAGTCTGGACCTCACGGAAGCTCGACGTGGGAGCTCGGCCGAGATGTTTCCAATCacaccaatatcataatttgggAGGTCAGCTCGGTATCATCTTGGGAGGTCGGCGTGGGAGGTCACGAAACTGCTGTTATGGGAGGTCGGCTGGGATGACCTCCCAGATGACCTCCCGCGCTTCCCTGAATGTCGAGTTCTCAACTAGATGGGCTACCGAGAGCGGGCTGAGCCCATCCTCAATCCGGGGtatcataattattgatataCAAATTACAAGAGTCGTGTCGACACCGAATTGTTtattaataattgattttatttcTTCGATAagacaaaaaatataaatttatttgggaaaaaaattaatttgacataataaaattattaccGAGCTGGCGAGCTGTGCACCGACAGTTGGTAATTAATAATTGATCTGTGATGATAAATCTGACTAGCCACATAAGAGTAGGACCAAATCTTTCAAATTGGAAAATGTCGGGTATTAAATAGTATATCGTCTATTCACATTACATTAATAAAGtcatcatttatttttttaaaaaaatatattttaacaaGGGTAAATAAATATTTCGATTTTTTAAAACGTGAAAACAGAAAGATAAATTGAtatatatcatcatattcgattaatttgaattaaaatcgtttaaatttattttaatccGACGAGAAATTTAAAGCATAGATAAACAATATGACATTTGTACATATCAAATCTATAAAAATATATGGAGGGATGTCTATTAATATTAGAGAATTtcacggtctcacgaatctttatttgtaagacggatcaaccctactgatactcacaataaaaagtaaaactcttagcataaaaagtaatactttttcatggatgacccaaataagatattcatctcacaaaataccacCATTGAGACCATCTTGCACATTTTTATCTTATAGGTCATAGAAATTTCGAAATCTTTCAAGGAGAAGCAGCAAATAACTTATGATATATGAATAATATGAAGTTGAATATATGGTGGAAATTAATAACACTTGTACATCAATCATCTTTCTACAAAGAAAGCCATAATTATATGCACactatgaattccattcaagtTATATGATCATCACAAGCAAAGCCGCCACGTCCAACCGCCAGCCTACCTAGCGACATCCACCAGCTGCGAACCCGATTTTTGAACTCGCGACATCGTAAGTAATACGGAAAGTGTGTTGCTGTGTGTTGCCGATAATAACCATACCCGAGCTGGACGCAAAGGCCAAGCACGTAGTACCTTTCTCAACCTCTATTATGATATTGTGCGGGGCCAGTTTTAGGTCGGCTCCGCCTTGAaatatcagttcaactgaaggaATAGCAGTAGATATTTGATCAAAAGTGCCATGAAAGCATGCATCAAGAATAGAGAAGGATGGAGCGATCTTGAATTTGGTAGATACGATATCAACACACTCTTTCTTGAGTGCCGAGTACACACGTGCAGATGACCGTGATATTGTGGTGCCTGAATCTATGATGGTAGGGGATCTGTATGCGGATGATCCAACTGCTAACGGTTTACCAGACAAATATATGGCCGACAGCTTTACATAATACAATGAAGAATCTCGATATTCGTCTAACATTGGTGTGAACTTTGATCCGAAAT
This window contains:
- the LOC142518000 gene encoding putative WD repeat-containing protein C2A9.03 — its product is MSFQEEEIDYAAGDDEMGEVEEDMYFAGRLIGDSESEEEEEDEYDNLDNKITDTSAAEARKGKDIQGIPWERLSISREKYRQTRLEQYKNYENIPQSGEGSEKECKLTRKGGVYYEFWQNTRSVKSTILHFQLRNLVWSTSKHDVYLMSHYSIIHWSSLSSKKTEVLNVSGHVAPCEKHPGSLLEGFTHTQVSTLAVRDNLLIAGGFQGELICKYLDRPGVSFCMRTTYDDNAITNAIDIYGSPSGSIHFTASNNDCGVRDFDMERFQLVKHFSYPWPVNHTSLSPDGKIIAIVGDNPDGMLVDSQTGKAIAHMRGHLDFSFASAWHPNGYTFATGNQDKTCRVWDARMLSKSIAVLKGNLGAIRSIRFTSDGQFMVMAEPADFVHVYDVKNGYDKEQEIDFFGEISGVSFSPDTDCLFIGVWDRTYGSLLQYNRCRNYSYLDALI